Proteins encoded together in one Eublepharis macularius isolate TG4126 chromosome 2, MPM_Emac_v1.0, whole genome shotgun sequence window:
- the LOC129323815 gene encoding membrane-spanning 4-domains subfamily A member 10-like isoform X1: MIPPGTSPANVIVGHENNEFPRQKTYPKENEARGAVQIVIAMIHVALGCILLFAPKEFSSLMMSVWYPFWGAGLFFISGYLASKAAKNTVDGLGILCMMLIFSSLQCGTAFETLASVRIQKLMTEKKEQIRDRQHRTKPCIADTTTVWKWI, from the exons ATGATTCCACCAGGGACTTCCCCAGCCAACGTGATTGTGGGCCATGAAAACAATGAATTTCCCAGACAAAAGACATACCCAAAAGAAAATGAAGCACGAGGG GCTGTACAAATTGTCATTGCTATGATACATGTTGCTCTTGGATGCATTCTGCTGTTTGCTCCAAAAGAATTTTCTTCACTGATGATGTCTGTTTGGTATCCCTTCTGGGGAGCAGGGCTT TTCttcatttctggataccttgcaTCTAAAGCTGCAAAAAACACCGTTGATGGTCTG GGCATTTTATGCATGATGCTGATCTTCTCTTCCCTCCAGTGTGGAACTGCTTTTGAAACTCTTGCCTCAGTAAGGATCCAGAAGCTCATGACAGAA aaaaaagAACAAATCAGAGACAGACAACACAGAACAAAACCTTGTATTGCTGACACAACTACAGTCTGGAAATGGATCTAG
- the LOC129323815 gene encoding membrane-spanning 4-domains subfamily A member 10-like isoform X2 — MIPPGTSPANVIVGHENNEFPRQKTYPKENEARGAVQIVIAMIHVALGCILLFAPKEFSSLMMSVWYPFWGAGLFFISGYLASKAAKNTVDGLGILCMMLIFSSLQCGTAFETLASKKEQIRDRQHRTKPCIADTTTVWKWI; from the exons ATGATTCCACCAGGGACTTCCCCAGCCAACGTGATTGTGGGCCATGAAAACAATGAATTTCCCAGACAAAAGACATACCCAAAAGAAAATGAAGCACGAGGG GCTGTACAAATTGTCATTGCTATGATACATGTTGCTCTTGGATGCATTCTGCTGTTTGCTCCAAAAGAATTTTCTTCACTGATGATGTCTGTTTGGTATCCCTTCTGGGGAGCAGGGCTT TTCttcatttctggataccttgcaTCTAAAGCTGCAAAAAACACCGTTGATGGTCTG GGCATTTTATGCATGATGCTGATCTTCTCTTCCCTCCAGTGTGGAACTGCTTTTGAAACTCTTGCCTCA aaaaaagAACAAATCAGAGACAGACAACACAGAACAAAACCTTGTATTGCTGACACAACTACAGTCTGGAAATGGATCTAG
- the LOC129323815 gene encoding membrane-spanning 4-domains subfamily A member 10-like isoform X4: METGQSFWATKAVQIVIAMIHVALGCILLFAPKEFSSLMMSVWYPFWGAGLFFISGYLASKAAKNTVDGLGILCMMLIFSSLQCGTAFETLASVRIQKLMTEKKEQIRDRQHRTKPCIADTTTVWKWI; this comes from the exons GCTGTACAAATTGTCATTGCTATGATACATGTTGCTCTTGGATGCATTCTGCTGTTTGCTCCAAAAGAATTTTCTTCACTGATGATGTCTGTTTGGTATCCCTTCTGGGGAGCAGGGCTT TTCttcatttctggataccttgcaTCTAAAGCTGCAAAAAACACCGTTGATGGTCTG GGCATTTTATGCATGATGCTGATCTTCTCTTCCCTCCAGTGTGGAACTGCTTTTGAAACTCTTGCCTCAGTAAGGATCCAGAAGCTCATGACAGAA aaaaaagAACAAATCAGAGACAGACAACACAGAACAAAACCTTGTATTGCTGACACAACTACAGTCTGGAAATGGATCTAG
- the LOC129323815 gene encoding B-lymphocyte antigen CD20-like isoform X5 gives MIPPGTSPANVIVGHENNEFPRQKTYPKENEARGAVQIVIAMIHVALGCILLFAPKEFSSLMMSVWYPFWGAGLFFISGYLASKAAKNTVDGLKKEQIRDRQHRTKPCIADTTTVWKWI, from the exons ATGATTCCACCAGGGACTTCCCCAGCCAACGTGATTGTGGGCCATGAAAACAATGAATTTCCCAGACAAAAGACATACCCAAAAGAAAATGAAGCACGAGGG GCTGTACAAATTGTCATTGCTATGATACATGTTGCTCTTGGATGCATTCTGCTGTTTGCTCCAAAAGAATTTTCTTCACTGATGATGTCTGTTTGGTATCCCTTCTGGGGAGCAGGGCTT TTCttcatttctggataccttgcaTCTAAAGCTGCAAAAAACACCGTTGATGGTCTG aaaaaagAACAAATCAGAGACAGACAACACAGAACAAAACCTTGTATTGCTGACACAACTACAGTCTGGAAATGGATCTAG
- the LOC129323815 gene encoding B-lymphocyte antigen CD20-like isoform X3, with protein MIPPGTSPANVIVGHENNEFPRQKTYPKENEARGAVQIVIAMIHVALGCILLFAPKEFSSLMMSVWYPFWGAGLFFISGYLASKAAKNTVDGLCGTAFETLASVRIQKLMTEKKEQIRDRQHRTKPCIADTTTVWKWI; from the exons ATGATTCCACCAGGGACTTCCCCAGCCAACGTGATTGTGGGCCATGAAAACAATGAATTTCCCAGACAAAAGACATACCCAAAAGAAAATGAAGCACGAGGG GCTGTACAAATTGTCATTGCTATGATACATGTTGCTCTTGGATGCATTCTGCTGTTTGCTCCAAAAGAATTTTCTTCACTGATGATGTCTGTTTGGTATCCCTTCTGGGGAGCAGGGCTT TTCttcatttctggataccttgcaTCTAAAGCTGCAAAAAACACCGTTGATGGTCTG TGTGGAACTGCTTTTGAAACTCTTGCCTCAGTAAGGATCCAGAAGCTCATGACAGAA aaaaaagAACAAATCAGAGACAGACAACACAGAACAAAACCTTGTATTGCTGACACAACTACAGTCTGGAAATGGATCTAG